The following coding sequences are from one Chelonoidis abingdonii isolate Lonesome George chromosome 4, CheloAbing_2.0, whole genome shotgun sequence window:
- the KCNJ11 gene encoding ATP-sensitive inward rectifier potassium channel 11, translating to MLSRKGIIPEEYVLTRLAEDVPEHSRYHARERRARFVGKNGTCNVAHKNIREQGRFLQDVFTTLVDLKWPHTLIIFTMTFLCSWLLFGMIWWLIAFAHGDLDHSTQLQAGGSWGAGEDAEGFMPCVTSIHSFTSAFLFSIEVQVTIGFGGRMVTEECPAAILVLIVQNIVGLVINAIMLGCIFMKTAQAHRRAETLIFSKHAVIALREGRLCFMLRVGDLRKSMIISATIRMQVVKKTTSLEGEVVPLNQIDIQMENPVGGSNIFLVSPLLIYHVIDKNSPLYDISPLHLNHHEDLEVIVILEGVVETTGITTQARTSYLADEILWGQRFVPIVAEEDGRYSVDYSKFGNTVKVPTPSCTARQLEEDRSIIDSIPLSPKSTSRKRSFKLKPKFTITDEPS from the coding sequence ATGCTGTCCAGGAAAGGGATCATCCCCGAGGAGTATGTGCTGACCCGCCTCGCCGAGGATGTCCCGGAGCACTCCCGCTACCACGCCCGGGAGCGGCGGGCCAGGTTCGTGGGGAAGAATGGCACCTGCAACGTGGCCCACAAGAACATCCGGGAGCAGGGCCGCTTCCTGCAGGACGTCTTCACCACCCTGGTGGACCTCAAGTGGCCGCACACGCTGATCATCTTCACCATGACCTTCCTGTGCAGCTGGCTGCTCTTTGGCATGATCTGGTGGCTGATTGCCTTCGCCCACGGGGACCTGGACCACAGCacccagctgcaggcagggggtagctggggggctggggaggatgcTGAGGGGTTCATGCCCTGCGTGACCAGCATCCACTCCTTCACCTCCGCCTTCCTCTTCTCCATCGAGGTGCAGGTGACCATCGGCTTCGGGGGCCGCATGGTGACCGAGGAGTGCCCGGCTGCCATCCTGGTGCTGATCGTGCAGAACATTGTGGGGCTGGTGATCAACGCTATCATGTTGGGTTGCATCTTCATGAAGACAGCTCAGGCGCACCGCCGGGCTGAGACCCTCATCTTCAGCAAGCATGCAGTGATCGCCCTGCGGGAGGGCAGGCTCTGCTTCATGCTGCGGGTGGGTGACCTGCGCAAGAGCATGATCATCAGTGCCACCATCCGCATGCAGGTGGTGAAGAAGACCACCAGCCTGGAAGGCGAGGTGGTGCCCCTCAACCAGATAGACATCCAGATGGAGAACCCGGTGGGGGGCAGCAACATCTTCCTGGTCTCCCCGCTCCTCATCTACCATGTGATAGACAAGAACAGCCCACTCTACGACATCTCCCCCCTACACCTTAACCACCACGAGGACCTAGAAGTCATCGTCATCTTGGAAGGGGTGGTGGAGACCACTGGCATCACCACCCAAGCCAGGACCTCCTACCTGGCCGATGAAATCCTCTGGGGCCAAAGGTTTGTGCCCATCGTGGCCGAGGAAGATGGCAGGTACTCAGTGGACTACTCTAAGTTTGGCAACACGGTGAAAGTGCCCACCCCTTCTTGCACTGCCAGACAGCTGGAGGAAGACAGGAGCATCATAGACTCCATCCCATTGTCACCTAAAAGCACCAGTAGGAAGAGGTCTTTCAAGTTGAAGCCCAAATTTACCATAACTGATGAGCCTTCCTGA
- the NCR3LG1 gene encoding natural cytotoxicity triggering receptor 3 ligand 1, with translation MKMKGNRSAPSLPRPGPAKPPALPQRMEWGAGSAGRACRLLRLLLCLSGALQPAETLQVLMGSTPLIVSLNDNISIPCKISGFNTAELDIKNVGVTWYLKTPKADQEEKVFTFHAGAHISHRNGASMSDSDLKRGNAALSLPQIQFKEAGIYRCYVIVAPSDAHGTAILEVVAQPEVSLSPKEVTIESNKEKTLSCDVNKFYPNLVDIKWTEISKNNQDSSVAAENIHTGASVENEDGTFNVTSILRLQPSLQDNGNVYRCIVSHKTFPAELLLNSTLTVTAPKSALISIIGAVIGTIIACIIVLSLGTFVYCRCLKKTPPVT, from the exons ATGAAAATGAAGGGGAACCGCTCAGCCCCGTCACTGCCACGACCCGGGCCAGCGAAGCCCCCAGCCCTACCTCAGAGAATGGAGTGGGGAGCGGGCTCTGCCGGGCGGGCCTGCCGGCTGCTCCGGCTGCTCCTGTGTCTCAGCGGCGCGCTCCAGCCTGCAG AAACTCTTCAAGTGTTGATGGGAAGCACCCCCCTGATTGTGTCACTGAATGATAACATCTCCATACCATGCAAGATTTCTGGGTTCAATACAGCAGAACTGGATATCAAGAATGTGGGAGTTACCTGGTATCTTAAGACTCCAAAGGCAGACCAAGAAGAAAAAGTATTCACATTTCATGCTGGAGCACATATTTCCCATAGAAATGGGGCCAGTATGTCTGACAGTGACCTGAAAAGAGGAAATGCTGCACTCTCACTACCACAGATACAGTTTAAGGAAGCAGGAATATATAGGTGCTATGTTATTGTCGCCCCTTCTGATGCTCATGGAACAGCTATTTTAGAGGTAGTTG CTCAACCAGAAGTCAGCCTGTCTCCAAAGGAAGTTACAAtagaaagcaacaaagagaaGACCCTGTCGTGTGATGTCAATAAGTTCTATCCAAATTTGGTTGACATTAAGTGGACGGAGATATCAAAGAATAACCAGGACAGTAGTGTAGCAGCAGAGAATATCCACACAGGAGCCTCTGTAGAAAATGAAGATGGCACATTTAATGTCACTAGCATACTAAGGCTGCAACCGTCTTTGCAAGATAATGGAAATGTCTATAGATGTATTGTGAGTCACAAAACATTTCCTGCCGAGTTACTTCTCAATAGCACCTTAACTGTCACAG CACCCAAGTCAGCTTTGATCAGTATAATTGGAGCAGTCATTGGAACAATAATAGCCTGCATTATTGTGCTCAGTTTGGGTACTTTCGTGTACTGTAGGTGTTTGAAGAAAA CTCCACCTGTGACGTGA